A stretch of Burkholderia sp. HI2500 DNA encodes these proteins:
- a CDS encoding LysE family translocator, with protein sequence MALHYPLLFAYLAAIVLLIATPGPVVMLVVGTVARRGFRQGMLTAVGANAASLVMIAGAMLMVFGVVLVSERLLTGLHVAGCVFIAVLAVRTLLGEWRAGRTRNGNGAREGEPASQARGLPGVVRGFLVGIANPKDLLFFVAFFPQFVGITPDSRVSLAILAALWIAVDFTILTSYMAAINHPLIQRKQRWITASSASALLVIALAGLGSTIAGAA encoded by the coding sequence ATGGCACTTCATTACCCGCTGCTGTTCGCCTATCTCGCCGCGATCGTGCTGCTCATCGCGACACCCGGCCCGGTCGTCATGCTCGTGGTCGGCACCGTCGCGCGGCGCGGCTTCCGCCAGGGGATGCTGACCGCGGTGGGCGCGAATGCCGCGAGCCTCGTGATGATCGCGGGGGCGATGCTGATGGTGTTCGGCGTCGTGCTCGTCAGCGAGCGTCTGTTGACCGGGTTGCATGTGGCCGGTTGCGTGTTCATCGCGGTGCTGGCGGTCCGGACGCTGCTCGGCGAATGGCGCGCCGGCCGCACGCGTAACGGCAACGGCGCGCGGGAAGGAGAACCGGCATCGCAGGCGCGCGGCTTGCCGGGCGTCGTGCGCGGCTTTCTCGTCGGCATCGCGAATCCGAAGGACCTGCTGTTCTTCGTCGCGTTCTTTCCGCAGTTCGTCGGCATCACGCCGGATTCGCGCGTGAGCCTGGCCATCCTGGCCGCACTGTGGATCGCGGTCGATTTCACGATCCTGACCAGCTACATGGCCGCGATCAACCATCCGCTGATTCAGCGCAAGCAGCGCTGGATCACGGCGTCGTCGGCGAGCGCGCTGCTCGTGATTGCGCTCGCCGGGCTCGGCAGCACGATCGCGGGCGCCGCGTAA
- a CDS encoding gamma-glutamylcyclotransferase family protein, producing MSSTRPAFSEHLFSYGTLQLEPVQLATFGRQLDGREDAMPGYAMTMLKIDDPEVVATSGKTHHPVVAYTGRSGDRVTGTVFAITPAELQHADDYEVDAYRRDRVVLESGVAAWVYVDATSPRPA from the coding sequence ATGTCCAGCACCCGTCCGGCTTTCTCCGAACACCTCTTTTCCTATGGCACGCTGCAACTCGAACCCGTGCAGCTCGCGACCTTCGGCCGCCAGCTCGACGGTCGCGAGGATGCGATGCCCGGTTACGCGATGACGATGCTGAAGATCGACGATCCGGAAGTGGTGGCGACGAGCGGGAAGACGCATCATCCGGTGGTGGCTTATACCGGCCGGTCCGGTGACCGTGTCACGGGCACCGTGTTCGCGATCACGCCGGCAGAACTGCAGCACGCGGACGACTACGAAGTCGACGCGTATCGCCGCGATCGCGTGGTGCTCGAATCGGGCGTCGCCGCGTGGGTGTACGTGGACGCGACTTCGCCGCGACCGGCCTGA
- a CDS encoding DUF3142 domain-containing protein has translation MTRIACLACLALLLAGRVALAGTVDAARYDAFWLWAGVKPQAVVHGARAVYVLQGQIEASPRDESQVRVIAQGVALPPAPQARVWLVYRAHTLRWTPRVTQITLAQLTRWRASGRTITGIQIDFDARTRHLQDYLEFLRSLRDTLPADCRLSITGLLDWSSRIDTDQVNQLRGIVDEVVVQTYQGRRTIPDYADYLPRVARLQLPFRIGILQGGEWDAPPYLATNPWFRGYVVFLRND, from the coding sequence GTGACGCGCATCGCATGCCTGGCGTGCCTCGCACTGCTGCTGGCCGGACGCGTCGCACTGGCCGGCACCGTCGACGCCGCGCGGTACGACGCGTTCTGGCTGTGGGCAGGCGTGAAGCCGCAGGCGGTCGTGCACGGCGCACGTGCCGTCTACGTGCTGCAAGGGCAGATCGAGGCGTCGCCACGGGACGAGTCGCAGGTCCGCGTGATCGCGCAGGGCGTGGCGCTACCGCCCGCGCCACAGGCGCGCGTGTGGCTCGTCTATCGCGCGCATACGCTACGCTGGACGCCGCGCGTCACGCAGATCACGCTCGCGCAACTCACGCGCTGGCGCGCGTCGGGCCGCACGATCACCGGCATCCAGATCGACTTCGATGCGCGCACGCGCCACCTGCAGGATTACCTCGAATTCCTGCGGTCGCTGCGCGACACGCTGCCCGCCGATTGCCGGCTGAGCATCACCGGGCTGCTCGACTGGAGCAGCCGCATCGATACCGACCAGGTCAACCAGCTCAGGGGGATCGTCGACGAGGTGGTCGTGCAGACCTACCAGGGCCGCCGCACGATCCCCGACTATGCGGACTACCTGCCGCGCGTCGCGCGGCTGCAGTTGCCGTTTCGCATCGGCATCCTCCAGGGCGGCGAATGGGACGCGCCGCCGTACCTCGCGACGAATCCGTGGTTCCGCGGCTACGTCGTGTTCCTGCGCAACGACTAG